In Streptomyces sp. NBC_00414, a single window of DNA contains:
- a CDS encoding class I SAM-dependent methyltransferase yields the protein MSVTTRYREAWEGFWREAPAERGAVFWDAEPALTAGVHLGLFEPHLTAPGLPLVDLGCGNGTQTRFLADRYPRVIGADLSAAALDHARLADPAGQASYRMVDAAEKIEAETLHAEIGDANVYMRGVLHQCEPADRQSLVDGLATLVGDRGRAFLVELAEAAGVMLRALARSPEGPPAKLAPVFRHGIAPGEVTDAAVPEYLRAAGLVVVARGELPLATTESGADGSRIELPSIWMVVGRT from the coding sequence ATGAGCGTGACTACTCGGTACAGAGAGGCCTGGGAGGGCTTCTGGCGCGAGGCTCCCGCCGAGCGGGGAGCCGTCTTCTGGGACGCCGAGCCGGCGCTCACCGCGGGCGTCCATCTCGGCCTGTTCGAACCGCATCTGACCGCCCCCGGGCTGCCCCTCGTGGACCTCGGCTGCGGCAACGGCACCCAGACCCGGTTCCTCGCCGACCGCTACCCGCGGGTCATCGGCGCCGATCTGTCGGCCGCGGCCCTCGACCACGCCCGGCTCGCGGACCCGGCGGGCCAGGCCTCCTACCGGATGGTCGACGCGGCGGAGAAGATCGAGGCCGAGACGCTGCACGCCGAGATCGGTGACGCCAACGTCTACATGCGGGGCGTCCTGCACCAGTGCGAGCCGGCCGACCGGCAGTCGCTCGTCGACGGCCTGGCCACCCTCGTCGGCGACCGGGGCCGCGCGTTCCTTGTCGAGCTCGCCGAGGCGGCCGGAGTCATGCTGCGCGCTCTCGCCCGGAGCCCCGAGGGGCCGCCGGCGAAACTCGCGCCCGTCTTCCGGCACGGCATCGCGCCCGGGGAGGTCACCGATGCCGCCGTCCCGGAGTACCTGCGGGCGGCCGGGCTCGTGGTGGTGGCGAGGGGGGAACTGCCCCTCGCCACGACGGAGTCCGGGGCCGACGGTTCGCGGATCGAGTTGCCCTCCATATGGATGGTGGTGGGCCGCACCTGA
- a CDS encoding ATP-binding SpoIIE family protein phosphatase: MDRGTERGAPFHRAAGDGASAAGRIPLAVVVVDREGLVSHWSRGARRLFGTAREEAVGRPVVDLLPVSGALPEDDESAPYGAYAAYDGLGPDLESSLDGRLFYPAAGRARLTAADSDRIDVLWWAYPLVGPGAERLLVLAADAGALRQEDPGAGAGASTAMERIAPGFALHTDFPGAEDLARRLPEILPSMSVGESARIVAQVLELGYPVLEFSQNDRVPVTPDWGVPRRAERKARQERAAAAARSGEPPPQDVEDEGEDLEYVAVRERLEFLNEVSGRIGTSLDLSRTIVEVSRAVVPRFTDVAGTYLREQVVAGEGFPDGVPDTTTMWHRVAVEHTDEPGRWDDVVPVGEAMPFPAHTPFFQCMTTGDPVLVPRISEQMGHTIAAQFEKRDIRPLITGRSMLVVPLKARNVVLGFMILLRHPERVEFNDMDRVTGAELAARAGLVLDNARMYTYQESVAETLQESMLPHIAPRMSGCDIATRYLPGTLLGRVGGDWFDSVKLPGSRTALVVGDVMGHGLNSAAMMGQLRTAVQTMAALDLPPAQLLRNLDDLAQRLGEHYLATCLYAVYDPIASELEIANAGHIPPVLVRAEDGRSELLELPTGAPVGVGGVPFESVRVRVAPGDRLVMCTDGLVEVRGEDIGVGLATLCESAAHPAASMDDACDTIIRALAATFSSAGRGGRKDDVALLMARLNGIEPDDVAQWRIGHGPQEVGRARAAVREQLHEWGFNSVADTAELLVSELVTNAVRHSHSRPIDLRLVRGETLLCEVDDDDHDLPTLLSAGRFDEFGRGMRVVSTLAREWGSSRTNSGKTVWFELTLPRR, encoded by the coding sequence ATGGACCGTGGCACCGAAAGGGGCGCACCTTTCCACCGTGCGGCCGGTGACGGGGCCTCCGCGGCGGGACGCATTCCGCTGGCCGTGGTCGTGGTGGACCGTGAGGGACTGGTCTCGCACTGGAGCCGCGGCGCCCGGCGCCTCTTCGGTACCGCCAGGGAAGAGGCCGTCGGCCGTCCCGTGGTCGATCTGCTGCCGGTCTCCGGCGCTCTGCCCGAGGACGACGAGAGCGCGCCCTACGGTGCGTACGCGGCGTACGACGGGCTGGGCCCCGACCTCGAATCCTCCCTCGACGGGCGGCTGTTCTACCCGGCGGCGGGCCGCGCGCGGCTGACGGCGGCGGACAGCGACCGCATCGATGTCCTGTGGTGGGCGTACCCCCTGGTGGGGCCGGGCGCGGAACGGCTGCTGGTCCTCGCCGCCGACGCGGGCGCGCTGCGCCAGGAGGACCCCGGAGCGGGGGCAGGTGCGAGTACGGCCATGGAGCGCATCGCGCCCGGATTCGCGCTGCACACCGACTTCCCCGGAGCCGAGGACCTGGCGCGCCGGCTGCCCGAGATCCTGCCGAGCATGAGCGTGGGCGAGAGCGCCCGCATCGTCGCCCAGGTCCTCGAACTGGGCTATCCCGTCCTGGAGTTCAGCCAGAACGACCGGGTCCCCGTCACCCCCGACTGGGGTGTCCCGCGGCGCGCCGAACGCAAGGCGCGCCAGGAGCGGGCCGCCGCGGCGGCCAGGTCGGGCGAGCCCCCGCCGCAGGACGTCGAGGACGAGGGCGAGGACCTCGAATACGTGGCCGTACGGGAGCGGCTGGAGTTCCTGAACGAGGTCAGCGGACGCATCGGAACCTCGCTCGACCTGTCCCGCACCATCGTCGAGGTCAGCCGGGCCGTCGTCCCTCGCTTCACGGACGTCGCCGGGACCTATCTGCGCGAACAGGTCGTCGCCGGTGAGGGCTTCCCCGACGGCGTGCCCGACACGACCACCATGTGGCACCGGGTGGCTGTGGAGCACACGGACGAGCCGGGCCGCTGGGACGACGTCGTACCGGTCGGCGAGGCCATGCCGTTCCCGGCGCACACCCCGTTCTTCCAGTGCATGACCACCGGCGACCCCGTCCTCGTGCCGCGCATCAGCGAGCAGATGGGCCACACGATCGCCGCCCAGTTCGAGAAGCGCGACATCCGGCCCCTCATCACGGGCCGCTCCATGCTGGTCGTGCCCCTCAAGGCCCGGAACGTGGTCCTCGGCTTCATGATCCTGCTCCGTCACCCGGAGCGCGTCGAGTTCAACGACATGGACCGGGTCACCGGCGCCGAACTCGCCGCCCGCGCCGGGCTCGTGCTCGACAACGCCCGCATGTACACGTACCAGGAGAGTGTCGCCGAGACCCTCCAGGAAAGCATGCTGCCGCACATCGCCCCGCGGATGTCCGGCTGCGACATCGCGACCCGCTATCTGCCGGGCACCCTGCTCGGGCGGGTCGGCGGCGACTGGTTCGACTCGGTCAAACTGCCCGGGTCACGGACCGCACTCGTCGTCGGTGACGTGATGGGACACGGCCTCAACTCCGCCGCGATGATGGGCCAGTTACGCACCGCCGTCCAGACCATGGCGGCCCTCGACCTTCCCCCCGCCCAACTCCTGCGCAATCTGGACGACTTGGCGCAGCGACTCGGCGAGCACTACCTCGCGACCTGTCTGTACGCGGTCTACGACCCCATCGCGAGCGAACTGGAGATCGCCAACGCCGGCCACATACCGCCCGTGCTGGTCCGCGCGGAGGACGGCCGGAGCGAGCTGCTCGAACTGCCGACCGGCGCGCCCGTCGGAGTCGGCGGAGTGCCCTTCGAGTCCGTACGGGTGCGGGTGGCGCCCGGCGACCGGCTCGTGATGTGCACCGACGGCCTGGTCGAGGTGCGCGGCGAGGACATCGGTGTCGGCCTCGCCACGCTCTGCGAGTCCGCGGCCCACCCGGCCGCCTCCATGGACGACGCCTGCGACACCATCATCCGCGCCCTCGCCGCGACCTTCTCCAGCGCCGGCCGCGGCGGCCGCAAGGACGACGTGGCGCTCCTGATGGCCCGGCTCAACGGCATCGAACCCGACGACGTCGCCCAGTGGCGGATCGGGCACGGTCCGCAGGAAGTCGGCAGGGCGCGCGCCGCAGTGCGTGAGCAGCTCCACGAGTGGGGCTTCAACTCGGTGGCCGACACCGCGGAGTTGCTGGTGAGCGAGCTCGTCACCAATGCCGTACGGCACTCCCACAGCCGGCCGATCGATCTTCGGCTGGTCCGGGGCGAGACGCTTTTGTGCGAGGTGGACGACGACGATCACGACCTGCCTACGCTGCTCAGCGCGGGCCGCTTCGACGAGTTCGGCCGTGGCATGCGTGTGGTCAGCACGCTGGCGCGTGAGTGGGGGAGCAGCCGGACCAACTCCGGCAAGACCGTGTGGTTCGAGTTGACCTTGCCGCGTCGCTGA
- a CDS encoding NAD(P)/FAD-dependent oxidoreductase, with the protein MSNSLTCDVVVVGAGMVGAATALYAARAGLSAVLVDRGPVAGGTTGAGEGNLLVSDKVPGPELELALLSGRLWADLAAEPGVGESVEYEAKGGLVVASAPEGLAALEGLAAAQRSAGVGTESVAPDQLHHLEPYLAHGLAGGVLYPQDAQVMPTLAAARLVRLARTAGASLRTGRTVTKVLRTASGAVRGVRTPHGDIHAPAVVNAAGTWGGELAALAGVFLPVLPRRGFVLVTEPLPRRVRHKVYAADYVADVASDSAALQTSPVVEGTAAGPVLIGASRERVGFDRSFSLPVTRELAAGAIRLFPFLAEVRAMRSYLGFRPYLPDHLPAVGPDARVPGLFHACGHEGAGIGLATGTGHLIAQVLADKTPDLDLAPFRPDRFPDPAPVEGP; encoded by the coding sequence GTGAGCAACTCGCTGACCTGCGATGTCGTGGTCGTCGGGGCCGGGATGGTGGGGGCGGCGACCGCCCTCTACGCGGCCCGGGCGGGGCTGAGTGCCGTCCTGGTGGACCGAGGTCCGGTGGCCGGCGGCACGACCGGGGCCGGCGAGGGCAACCTGCTCGTCTCCGACAAGGTGCCCGGCCCCGAACTCGAACTCGCGCTGCTCTCCGGGCGGTTGTGGGCCGACCTCGCCGCCGAGCCCGGCGTGGGCGAGTCGGTCGAGTACGAGGCGAAGGGCGGCCTCGTCGTCGCCTCCGCGCCCGAGGGACTGGCGGCACTCGAAGGGCTCGCCGCCGCGCAGCGCTCGGCCGGGGTCGGGACCGAGTCCGTCGCCCCGGACCAACTCCACCATCTCGAACCGTACTTGGCGCACGGCCTCGCGGGCGGCGTGCTCTACCCGCAGGACGCCCAGGTGATGCCGACACTCGCGGCGGCCCGGCTCGTCCGGCTCGCCCGTACGGCGGGCGCCTCGTTGCGGACCGGCCGCACGGTCACGAAAGTGCTGCGCACGGCGTCGGGGGCGGTGCGCGGTGTGCGTACCCCGCACGGCGACATCCACGCGCCCGCGGTCGTCAACGCGGCCGGGACCTGGGGCGGTGAACTGGCCGCGCTGGCCGGGGTGTTCCTGCCCGTGCTGCCCAGGCGCGGCTTCGTCCTCGTCACCGAACCCCTGCCGCGCAGGGTGCGCCACAAGGTGTACGCGGCGGACTACGTGGCCGACGTGGCCAGCGACTCGGCCGCGCTGCAGACCTCGCCGGTGGTCGAGGGAACGGCGGCGGGACCGGTACTGATCGGGGCCAGCCGGGAACGGGTCGGTTTCGACCGCTCCTTCTCGCTGCCCGTCACCCGGGAACTCGCCGCCGGTGCCATCCGGCTGTTCCCGTTCCTGGCGGAGGTGCGGGCCATGCGCTCCTACCTCGGCTTCCGCCCCTACCTGCCCGACCACCTCCCCGCCGTGGGGCCCGACGCGCGCGTGCCCGGCCTCTTCCACGCCTGCGGGCACGAGGGGGCGGGGATCGGACTCGCCACGGGCACCGGTCACCTGATCGCCCAGGTGCTGGCGGACAAGACGCCCGACCTGGATCTCGCGCCGTTCCGCCCGGACCGCTTTCCCGACCCCGCGCCTGTGGAGGGCCCGTGA
- a CDS encoding FAD-dependent oxidoreductase: protein MTEPGIMTERTRTGRAGRRRLAVIGAGPAGLAATLAAAARGVQVTLVDAAPDAGGQFYRQPAAGLGARRPRALHHQWRTWERLRDGLAAHIAAGRVTHLSDHHVWCVEGECGAGGFTVHALLGPAQEEPVVVRADAVLLATGGYEKVLPFPGWTLPGVVTAGGAQAMLKSGLVLPGRTTVVAGTGPLLMPVAVALAAAGAKVAALVESADPGALVRHARVLAAHPDKLAEGARYAAELARHRVGVHVRHTVVAAHGTDRLEAVTVAALDTDGRVREGSEWRVPCDSLAVGHGMLPHTDLAETLGCRLDGVNVAVDDEQRTDVPGVWAAGETTGIGGAALSLAEGRIAGLSVAARLDSREPAPSSYARAAKARTGLRAFFAAVDNVCTPSDRWVERVGDDTLVCRCEEVPASAIREAVDDLGAGDVRTVKLLTRAGMGWCQGGMCGPAVAGLAGCPPTPSRRPFARPVPLGVLAREPGEAARHAPPDARTPS, encoded by the coding sequence ATGACTGAACCGGGCATCATGACTGAGCGGACACGGACCGGGCGGGCCGGGCGACGTCGACTCGCGGTGATCGGCGCGGGCCCCGCCGGGCTCGCCGCCACCCTCGCCGCCGCCGCGCGCGGTGTGCAGGTGACCCTCGTGGACGCCGCCCCGGACGCCGGAGGCCAGTTCTACCGTCAGCCCGCCGCCGGGCTCGGTGCCCGCCGCCCCCGGGCCCTGCACCACCAGTGGCGTACCTGGGAACGGCTCCGTGACGGACTCGCGGCGCACATCGCGGCGGGACGCGTCACGCATCTGAGCGACCATCATGTGTGGTGCGTGGAAGGGGAGTGCGGTGCCGGGGGTTTCACCGTGCACGCCCTGCTCGGGCCCGCGCAGGAGGAGCCCGTCGTGGTCCGTGCCGACGCCGTGCTCCTCGCGACCGGCGGCTACGAGAAGGTGCTGCCGTTCCCCGGCTGGACCCTCCCCGGAGTCGTCACCGCGGGCGGCGCGCAGGCCATGCTCAAGAGCGGACTCGTCCTGCCGGGCCGCACCACCGTGGTCGCCGGTACCGGGCCGCTGCTGATGCCCGTGGCCGTCGCACTGGCCGCGGCCGGGGCGAAGGTGGCCGCCCTCGTGGAGTCCGCCGACCCCGGAGCCCTCGTACGGCATGCCCGGGTTCTCGCCGCCCATCCGGACAAGCTCGCCGAAGGAGCCCGGTACGCGGCCGAGTTGGCGCGGCACCGGGTCGGGGTGCACGTCCGCCACACCGTCGTCGCGGCCCACGGAACCGACCGGCTCGAAGCCGTCACCGTGGCCGCGCTCGACACCGACGGACGCGTCAGGGAGGGGAGCGAGTGGCGCGTTCCCTGCGACAGCCTCGCCGTCGGACACGGCATGCTTCCGCACACCGACCTCGCCGAGACGCTCGGCTGCCGCCTCGACGGGGTGAACGTCGCCGTGGACGACGAACAGCGCACCGACGTACCGGGAGTCTGGGCCGCCGGTGAGACCACGGGGATCGGCGGCGCCGCGCTCTCGCTGGCCGAGGGCCGGATCGCCGGTCTGTCCGTCGCTGCCCGGCTCGACTCACGGGAGCCCGCACCGAGTTCCTACGCGCGAGCCGCCAAAGCGCGTACCGGACTGCGGGCGTTCTTCGCCGCCGTCGACAACGTCTGTACTCCGTCCGACCGCTGGGTCGAGCGGGTCGGGGACGACACCCTCGTGTGCCGTTGCGAGGAGGTGCCCGCCTCCGCGATCCGGGAGGCCGTCGACGACCTCGGCGCCGGGGACGTACGCACGGTGAAACTGCTGACCCGCGCCGGGATGGGCTGGTGCCAGGGTGGGATGTGCGGCCCTGCGGTGGCGGGCCTTGCGGGCTGCCCGCCGACACCCTCACGGCGGCCGTTCGCCCGGCCCGTACCCCTCGGTGTGCTCGCACGCGAGCCGGGCGAGGCTGCCCGGCACGCACCTCCCGACGCGCGCACACCCTCGTGA
- a CDS encoding dihydrodipicolinate synthase family protein, with product MTDKTDNRPWRGVLVATALPLRGDLSVDHDAYADHCAWLVANGCDGVVPNGSLGEYQVLTPEERAKVVRTAVAAIGGSRVMPGVAAYGSAEARRWAEQARDAGCASVMLLPPNAYRADERSVLAHYAAVAEAGLPIVAYNNPIDTKVDLVPELLAKLHGEGYIQGVKEFSGDVRRAYRIAELAPDLDLLIGADDVLLELAVAGAKGWVAGYPNALPAASVELYRAAVRGDLDTALPLYRQLHPLLRWDSQVEFVQAIKLSMDIVGRYGGPVRPPRVPLRADQEAAVRAATEKAVAAGLS from the coding sequence ATGACTGACAAGACCGACAACCGCCCCTGGCGCGGCGTTCTCGTCGCCACCGCGCTGCCGCTCAGGGGCGACCTCTCCGTCGACCACGACGCGTACGCCGACCACTGCGCGTGGCTCGTCGCGAACGGCTGCGACGGCGTCGTACCGAACGGCTCACTCGGCGAGTACCAGGTGCTGACCCCCGAGGAGCGCGCCAAGGTCGTTCGGACGGCCGTGGCGGCGATAGGCGGCTCGCGCGTCATGCCCGGCGTCGCCGCCTACGGCTCCGCCGAGGCCCGCCGCTGGGCCGAGCAGGCACGCGACGCGGGCTGCGCCTCCGTGATGCTGCTGCCCCCGAACGCCTACCGGGCCGACGAGCGGTCGGTCCTCGCCCACTACGCGGCGGTCGCCGAGGCGGGCCTGCCGATCGTGGCCTACAACAACCCGATCGACACCAAGGTCGACCTGGTGCCCGAACTGCTCGCCAAGCTGCACGGCGAGGGATACATCCAGGGCGTCAAGGAGTTCTCGGGCGATGTGCGGCGCGCCTATCGCATCGCCGAACTCGCCCCGGACCTGGACCTGTTGATCGGCGCGGACGACGTCCTGCTGGAGCTGGCGGTCGCCGGCGCCAAGGGCTGGGTCGCCGGATACCCGAACGCGCTGCCCGCCGCGTCCGTCGAGCTGTACCGCGCCGCCGTCCGGGGCGACCTCGACACCGCGCTGCCCCTCTACCGGCAACTGCACCCGCTGCTGCGCTGGGACTCCCAGGTCGAGTTCGTGCAGGCGATCAAACTGTCGATGGACATCGTCGGCCGGTACGGCGGTCCGGTGCGACCGCCCCGCGTGCCGCTGCGGGCCGACCAGGAGGCCGCCGTCCGGGCCGCCACGGAGAAGGCCGTGGCCGCGGGGCTCAGCTGA
- a CDS encoding proline racemase family protein: protein MRSKLVLHAVDSHTEGMPTRVITGGIGTVPGATMNERRLYFREHRDDIKQLLMNEPRGHSAMSGAILQPSTRPDCDYGVIYVEVSGYLPMCGHGTIGVATVLVETGMVEVVEPVTTIRLDTPAGPVVAEVEVRDGAARSVTLRNVPSFAVALDRKIELADGRTVTYDLAYGGNFYAILPLDQFELPFERGRKDEILAAGLSLMDAVNAEGEPVHPEDSSIRGCHHVHLIAPGSTARHSRHAMAIHPGWFDRSPCGTGTSARMAQLHARGELPLETEFLNESFIGTHFTGRLHGTTEVAGIPAVLPSFTGRAWVTGTAQYLLDPGDPFPAGFIL, encoded by the coding sequence GTGCGCAGCAAACTCGTCCTGCACGCCGTCGACTCGCACACCGAGGGCATGCCGACCCGCGTGATCACCGGCGGTATCGGCACCGTTCCCGGCGCGACCATGAACGAGCGTCGGCTGTACTTCCGTGAACACCGCGACGACATCAAGCAGTTGCTGATGAACGAGCCGCGCGGTCACTCGGCGATGAGCGGCGCGATCCTGCAGCCGTCCACTCGCCCCGACTGCGACTACGGCGTCATCTACGTCGAGGTGTCGGGCTATCTCCCGATGTGCGGGCACGGGACCATCGGGGTCGCGACCGTCCTCGTGGAGACCGGCATGGTCGAGGTCGTCGAACCGGTGACGACCATCCGGCTCGACACGCCGGCCGGGCCCGTCGTCGCCGAGGTCGAGGTGCGGGACGGGGCCGCCCGGTCGGTCACGCTCAGGAACGTGCCGTCCTTCGCCGTGGCCCTCGACCGCAAGATCGAGCTCGCCGACGGGCGGACGGTGACGTACGACCTCGCGTACGGGGGGAACTTCTACGCGATTCTGCCGCTCGACCAGTTCGAGCTGCCCTTCGAGCGGGGGCGCAAGGACGAAATCCTCGCGGCGGGGCTGTCGTTGATGGACGCCGTCAATGCCGAGGGGGAGCCCGTCCATCCGGAGGATTCCTCGATCAGGGGCTGCCATCATGTGCATCTGATCGCGCCCGGCTCGACAGCTCGGCACTCGCGGCACGCGATGGCCATTCATCCGGGGTGGTTCGATCGGTCGCCGTGCGGGACGGGTACCAGTGCGCGCATGGCGCAGTTGCATGCGCGGGGCGAACTGCCGCTGGAGACCGAGTTCTTGAACGAGTCCTTCATCGGCACCCACTTCACCGGGCGTCTGCACGGGACCACCGAGGTCGCCGGGATCCCGGCCGTGTTGCCGAGCTTCACCGGTCGGGCGTGGGTGACCGGGACCGCCCAGTACCTGCTTGATCCGGGGGATCCGTTTCCGGCGGGGTTCATCCTGTAG
- a CDS encoding (2Fe-2S)-binding protein — MPRTPMRLVRARPEPPFTVTFDGRALTVVPGQTIAAALWSAGVMSWRTTRGSGEPRGVFCGIGVCFDCLLTVNGRPNQRACLVRAEPGDVIRTQEGTGHHD; from the coding sequence ATGCCGCGTACTCCCATGAGGCTGGTCCGGGCCCGGCCCGAACCGCCGTTCACCGTCACGTTCGACGGCCGTGCGCTCACCGTCGTCCCCGGCCAGACGATCGCGGCCGCCCTGTGGTCCGCGGGTGTCATGTCCTGGCGCACGACCCGGGGGAGTGGCGAGCCGCGCGGAGTCTTCTGCGGCATCGGGGTGTGCTTCGACTGTCTGCTGACCGTCAACGGGCGGCCCAATCAACGGGCTTGTCTGGTACGGGCCGAACCCGGCGACGTGATCCGCACGCAGGAGGGGACCGGGCATCATGACTGA
- a CDS encoding GntR family transcriptional regulator: MVAQRVSAPVLPTLGGRKSSYRERVADALRAALIAGELRPGEVHSAPALAARFGVSATPVREALLDLAKEGLVDTVPNKGFRVTAVSEKQLDEYTHIRSLIEIPTTVGLATSAAPAALEALRPVAREIVTAAADGDLIAYVEADVRFHLGLLALAGNEHLVEVVGDLRKRSRLYGLHALVEAGRLEASAEEHLEILDALVARDEEAVRAVMTRHLGHVRGLWAAE; encoded by the coding sequence ATGGTTGCCCAGCGCGTCAGTGCGCCCGTCCTGCCCACGTTGGGCGGTAGGAAGTCCAGTTATCGGGAGCGGGTTGCTGATGCGCTGCGAGCCGCCCTGATCGCGGGGGAGCTGCGGCCCGGGGAGGTTCACTCGGCGCCGGCTCTCGCCGCCCGCTTCGGGGTGTCCGCCACTCCTGTCCGCGAGGCGCTGCTGGACCTTGCCAAGGAGGGGCTGGTCGACACCGTGCCCAACAAGGGGTTCCGGGTCACGGCCGTCTCCGAGAAGCAGCTCGACGAGTACACGCACATCCGCTCGCTCATCGAGATCCCCACCACCGTGGGCCTCGCCACCTCCGCCGCGCCCGCGGCCCTGGAGGCGCTGCGGCCCGTCGCGCGGGAGATCGTCACGGCCGCGGCGGACGGCGACCTCATCGCGTACGTCGAGGCGGACGTCCGCTTCCATCTCGGCCTGCTCGCCCTCGCGGGCAACGAGCACCTCGTCGAGGTCGTCGGCGACCTCCGCAAGCGCTCCCGGCTCTACGGACTGCACGCCCTGGTCGAGGCGGGCCGCCTGGAGGCTTCCGCCGAGGAGCACCTGGAGATCCTCGACGCGCTGGTCGCCCGCGACGAGGAAGCGGTACGCGCCGTCATGACACGGCATCTCGGGCATGTACGGGGGTTGTGGGCGGCCGAGTGA
- a CDS encoding immune inhibitor A domain-containing protein → MSEWTRGAVVAAAAAVALSALAPDAAAQAWGLRPRTPHAQFPAPPKEERGELRSLLGARGTARPATADPHRTAGVPEPPRTLPMADRVFVLPVEFADHTHNRIPKPDRATDNSTVWTADYSRAYYQRQIFGTAGTEGVSGDTLKSYYQRQSSGAYTITGAVHDWTRVDRPLAYYGTDTCKKQGKPVSTYYCNERLVTDGLTQWYEDQRATGRTVASLTKYLATYDTWDRNDHDRDGIFNEPDGYLDRVMLMFAGESQVNGGGVNGSDAIGSHRGTVSHLQTGAGKVGPGNGNRDGGSEVGDSGIWVNDYTMTNENRGLGTLAHEYGHDLGLPDLYDTSGAENSAGFWSVMAQGSLLSSESELAAHPADLGAWAKLRLGWLDHVTVKAGTSATVTLNPLSVPSSTAGPEALVVNLPPDADGNARHYVVENRQYVGEDSHLESSPFQLGRGSGRSRLKERLHYESGILIWYWNTKYRDNRTRANGGHGLLLPVDAHAEPARSAAGAVIRNRLQSYDAPFGLRPTAPLVFHLGGVRTTIPSRPAVPVFDDLKGVHHYDTAPHGSSHDADSGTTVTVAEEHADGRVKVSVGSTG, encoded by the coding sequence ATGAGCGAGTGGACGCGCGGAGCGGTGGTGGCCGCTGCTGCTGCCGTGGCCCTGTCCGCCCTGGCCCCCGACGCCGCGGCACAGGCATGGGGGCTTCGCCCCCGAACCCCCCATGCGCAGTTCCCCGCGCCCCCAAAAGAGGAGCGCGGGGAACTGCGCAGTCTTTTGGGGGCGCGGGGAACTGCGCGGCCGGCCACAGCGGACCCGCACCGGACAGCAGGCGTGCCCGAGCCGCCCCGCACACTGCCCATGGCGGACCGGGTCTTCGTCCTGCCGGTGGAGTTCGCCGACCACACGCACAACCGGATCCCGAAGCCAGACCGCGCCACCGACAACTCCACTGTGTGGACGGCGGACTACAGCCGGGCCTACTACCAGCGGCAGATCTTCGGCACGGCCGGCACCGAGGGCGTTTCCGGCGACACCCTAAAGTCGTACTACCAGCGGCAGTCCAGCGGCGCCTACACGATCACCGGCGCCGTCCACGACTGGACGCGGGTGGACCGCCCCCTCGCGTACTACGGCACCGACACCTGCAAGAAGCAGGGCAAGCCCGTCTCGACGTACTACTGCAACGAGCGGCTCGTCACCGACGGACTCACCCAGTGGTACGAGGACCAGCGCGCCACCGGCCGGACCGTCGCCTCGCTGACCAAGTACCTGGCCACGTACGACACATGGGACCGCAACGACCACGACCGCGACGGGATCTTCAACGAACCCGACGGCTACCTCGACCGGGTGATGCTGATGTTCGCGGGGGAGTCGCAGGTCAACGGCGGTGGTGTCAACGGCTCCGACGCGATCGGCTCCCACCGCGGCACCGTCAGCCATCTGCAGACCGGGGCCGGGAAGGTGGGGCCGGGCAACGGGAACCGGGACGGGGGCAGCGAGGTCGGCGACTCCGGGATCTGGGTCAACGACTACACCATGACCAACGAGAACCGGGGGCTTGGCACCCTGGCCCACGAGTACGGCCACGACCTGGGCCTGCCCGACCTGTACGACACCTCGGGCGCCGAGAACTCCGCCGGCTTCTGGTCGGTCATGGCACAGGGCTCACTGCTGTCGTCGGAGAGCGAACTGGCCGCGCACCCCGCAGACTTGGGTGCCTGGGCCAAGCTCCGGCTCGGCTGGCTCGACCACGTGACCGTCAAGGCCGGCACCTCCGCCACGGTCACCCTCAACCCGCTGTCCGTGCCCTCCTCGACCGCGGGCCCGGAAGCACTCGTCGTGAACCTCCCGCCCGACGCGGACGGCAACGCCCGCCACTACGTCGTCGAGAACAGGCAGTACGTAGGGGAGGACAGTCACCTCGAGTCGAGCCCGTTCCAGCTGGGTCGGGGGTCGGGACGCTCCCGGCTCAAGGAGCGGCTGCACTACGAGAGCGGCATCCTCATCTGGTACTGGAACACCAAGTACCGCGACAACAGGACCCGGGCCAACGGCGGTCACGGACTGCTCCTGCCGGTCGACGCCCACGCCGAACCCGCGCGGTCCGCCGCCGGAGCGGTCATCCGGAACCGCCTCCAGTCCTACGACGCGCCCTTCGGGCTGCGGCCCACCGCCCCGCTCGTCTTCCACCTGGGTGGCGTGCGGACGACGATCCCGTCCCGGCCCGCGGTGCCGGTCTTCGACGACCTCAAGGGCGTCCACCATTACGACACGGCGCCCCACGGATCCAGCCACGACGCCGACTCCGGGACCACCGTCACCGTGGCCGAGGAACATGCCGACGGC